A single region of the Amphiura filiformis chromosome 7, Afil_fr2py, whole genome shotgun sequence genome encodes:
- the LOC140157603 gene encoding metabotropic glutamate receptor 2-like: protein MVFAIQEINDNTTLLPNITLGFDIHDTCSYDSRTLQECLDFLPISDDTCRPSALSCSNNADWKAPVVGVVGAQRSASSVLATTLLGQYHIPLVSYLSTSDELSNNLRYPYFLRAVGPDSYQVKTIVDILLRFQWTYVAFINSDDTYGRSARTEFDTLADINGICVGYSKIISQSYSAKMYDNLIQELVDFQGGSHASVVILFAHQENARMMFSATTRMRATRRFIWIGSDGWGNYGKDAVNEGDEEAALGAFTIAPESESLADFNIYFQSLNPDSSNNPWLPKFNTTKLNEQSSHETLVMDSVFAFAHALENMRVDLCPTESTGLCAEMQPINGEVLLTHLLNTSFTSLVNGDISFMPNGDVLGRYSIRYLNFTDNAYNFVKVGKWQNDVTLEENITWYTRNEMGSDAPISVCSKPCQTGEIKISFDHACCWTCSECEKHEYVLDKRHCQSCIDHDSKTFGWPDENRTSCVKIPAGYNGWKAPVVCLASLGLIFTCIIVGLYAYKRENKLIKASSREISYIMFIGIFLAYISALLLVIHPTTGVCYLLRILSPIATSFIYVSLAVKTTRLFRIFRASMKSAKRPRFIRPKTQIALIVGLTAIPFIWTIIWIVLNVPEVSGAMPQGNQYYLEITCSHSDQWTYGLIVWNMSWVLVCTILAALTRQLPENYNESKFITFCAFCSLVVFLAFSSTFLAISHDNAYSIAGYSALGLIVNTTVVLFSLFVVKLYAVYFVQIEKWNVQRRASASVSSISKRHSNGISNGGFASESPDGDAPEVSGNGRVSSRSRDYSIRMNHPGNNNSDFAAENLSEPRDNSDSRAGTSSRTSNDFDSNLAIGESRMGESNLTDDHNRKHKSLELINEPSLSNDMEERRPASLVMLNDLDIKKRKEFPYNRSDSALSINSIHELPSEIEISAAENV from the exons ATGGTATTTGCCATACAAGAGATTAATGATAACACGACCTTGTTACCAAATATCACGCTTGGGTTTGATATCCATGACACGTGCTCTTACGATTCTAGAACTCTTCaagaatgtttagattttttaccCATCTCCGATGACACCTGTAGGCCAAGCGCCTTGTCATGTTCCAATAATGCTGATTGGAAGGCGCCTGTTGTAGGAGTGGTAGGAGCACAACGAAGCGCGTCTAGCGTCCTAGCTACCACCTTGCTAGGCCAATATCATATACCACTGGTGTCTTATCTTTCCACAAGTGATGAACTAAGCAACAATCTGAGATATCCATACTTTCTTAGAGCAGTTGGTCCAGATAGTTACCAAGTTAAGACCATAGTTGATATCCTTCTTCGCTTTCAATGGACCTATGTTGCTTTTATTAACTCAGATGATACTTATGGGAGAAGTGCAAGAACTGAATTTGATACATTGGCTGATATTAATGGCATCTGCGTAGGGTATTCCAAAATAATCTCTCAGAGTTATTCTGCTAAAATGTATGATAATCTTATACAAGAACTTGTCGACTTTCAGGGTGGGTCACATGCTTCAGTTGTGATCTTATTCGCCCATCAGGAGAATGCACGAATGATGTTTTCTGCAACAACAAGAATGCGAGCAACTAGAAGGTTTATTTGGATTGGAAGTGATGGCTGGGGGAATTATGGCAAAGACGCTGTCAATGAAGGGGATGAAGAAGCAGCACTTG GTGCTTTCACAATTGCCCCCGAATCTGAATCACTCGCTGACTTCAACATCTACTTCCAGTCGCTGAACCCAGATAGCTCCAATAATCCATGGCTACCTAAATTCAACACTACCAAATTGAACGAACAGTCGTCTCACGAAACGCTTGTTATGGATAGTGTTTTCGCATTTGCACACGCATTGGAGAATATGAGAGTTGATTTGTGTCCAACTGAATCGACTGGTTTGTGTGCAGAGATGCAGCCTATTAATGGGGAGGTATTACTTACGCATTTGCTGAATACAAGCTTCACCAGCCTTGTCAATGGAGATATCAGTTTTATGCCGAATGGTGATGTATTGGGACGATATTCCATTCGGTATTTGAATTTCACCGACAATGCCTATAACTTTGTAAAAGTAGGCAAATGGCAAAATGATGTCACTCTTGAAGAAAATATCACTTGGTATACACGCAACGAAATGGGATCGGATGCACCCATATCAGTGTGTAGCAAACCGTGTCAGACAGGTGAAATCAAGATTAGTTTCGACCATGCATGTTGCTGGACCTGCAGTGAGTGCGAAAAACACGAGTATGTTTTAGACAAAAGACATTGTCAATCATGCATAGATCACGACAGTAAAACATTTGGATGGCCCGATGAAAATCGTACATCGTGTGTTAAAATACCAGCTGGTTATAATGGCTGGAAGGCTCCCGTTGTTTGCCTTGCTTCCTTGGGGCTGATATTCACATGTATTATTGTTGGTCTTTATGCTTACAAGCGAGAGAACAAGCTCATCAAAGCATCTAGTCGTGAAATTTCCTACATAATGTTCATTG GTATCTTCTTGGCATACATCAGCGCTCTTCTTCTCGTCATTCATCCAACCACAGGAGTGTGTTACCTACTACGTATCCTCTCACCAATCGCGACCTCTTTCATCTACGTATCTCTTGCGGTAAAAACCACTCGTCTGTTCCGTATCTTCAGAGCTAGTATGAAGTCAGCCAAACGACCACGGTTTATTCGTCCCAAGACACAAATAGCACTCATCGTAGGGCTTACAGCCATTCCG TTCATTTGGACCATCATTTGGATAGTTCTTAACGTACCGGAAGTGAGTGGAGCTATGCCTCAAGGGAATCAATACTACCTAGAAATCACGTGCTCACATAGCGACCAATGGACGTATGGCCTCATAGTGTGGAATATGTCTTGGGTTCTCGTGTGCACAATACTTGCAGCACTCACCAGACAGCTTCCAGAAAATTATAACGAGTCTAAATTTATCACATTCTGTGCCTTCTGTTCCCTTGTTGTTTTCCTGGCGTTTTCGtcaacatttctggcaatatccCATGACAATGCTTACAGTATTGCCGGATATTCAGCACTTGGGCTCATTGTAAATACGACGGTAGTGCTGTTCTCATTATTCGTTGTGAAACTTTACGCCGTCTATTTTGTCCAAATCGAGAAGTGGAACGTGCAAAGACGAGCATCTGCATCGGTATCTTCTATTTCGAAGAGACACTCCAATGGAATCAGCAACGGTGGGTTTGCTTCTGAGTCCCCCGATGGTGACGCCCCTGAAGTATCTGGCAATGGAAGAGTGTCATCAAGGTCACGGGATTATTCTATTCGTATGAATCATCCGGGTAACAACAATTCAGATTTTGCCGCCGAAAATCTATCGGAACCGAGAGACAATTCTGACTCGAGAGCGGGAACTTCATCAAGGACAAGCAATGATTTTGATTCGAATCTAGCTATAGGAGAATCAAGAATGGGTGAATCTAACTTAACCGATGATCACAATCGCAAGCATAAGTCACTAGAGCTTATAAACGAACCCAGTTTAAGTAATGATATGGAAGAAAGAAGGCCCGCATCTTTAGTGATGTTGAATGATCTCGACATTAAGAAAAGGAAGGAATTTCCATATAATAGATCAGATAGTGCTTTAAGCATTAACAGTATACATGAATTGCCCAGTGAAATCGAAATATCTGCAgctgaaaatgtataa